Proteins encoded in a region of the Pelmatolapia mariae isolate MD_Pm_ZW linkage group LG6, Pm_UMD_F_2, whole genome shotgun sequence genome:
- the LOC134629590 gene encoding NLR family CARD domain-containing protein 3-like: MDQCEDGEERVPPSETTLCGEHESQPKAQRNPPGPPPSSVSLQSDRVKKLINKFEQRQLSEKKLHQRLKPGPKPSCVSLKSDQSEYHWINFKVQPPSAAERVDQESSEVPTGQSAHQTHLDSIFMLLEDNIITFVKNELKKIQKVLSPDYPECLESQREEEEQRKRTRETFVKITLDFLRSMKQDELADRLQSRIPIAAFQHHLKSFLSKKFQCVFEGIAKAGNPTLLNEIYTELYITEGGTAEVNDEHEVRQMETASRKPDRPETTIRQEDIFKDSPGRGEPIRTVLTKGVAGIGKTVLTQKFTLDWAEGKANQDFQFIFPFTFRELNVLREEKFSLVELVHHFFTETKEAGICSFEDFQVVFIFDGLDECRLPLDFHKTTILTDPRKSTSVDVLLINLIRGNLLPAARLWITTRPAAANQIPPGFVHMVTEVRGFTDPQKEEYFGKRIGDKKQSSRIISHIKTSRSLHIMCHIPVFCWITATVLEDVLKTREGEQLPKTLTEMYIHFLVVQAKVKNVKYDGGAETDPHWSPESRKMIESLGKLAFDQLEKTNLIFYESDLTECGIDIRAASVYSGVFTQIFKEERGLYQDKVFCFIHLSVQEFLAALHVHLTFINSGLNLLEEQQSTSKKSETRESTEKNFYQTAVNKALQSPNGHLDLFLRFLLGLSLQTNQTLLRGLLTQTGSSSQTNQETVKYIKEKLNENLSAEESINLFHCLNELNDRSLVEEIQQSLRSGRLSADKLSPAQWSALVFILLSSERNLFEFDLNKYSASEEALQRLLPVVKASNKALLSLCNLSERSCEALSSVLSSESSSLRELGLSNSVLQDSEVKLLSDGVRSPHCKLETLRLTGCNLSEGSCEALSTILSLQSSSVGELDLSNSNLQDSGVKFLSDGLKSPNCKLNSLRLNHCNLSERNCEHLSLVLSSQSSSLTELDLSNSDLQDSGLKLLSVGVKSPNCRLETLSLSGCLITEEGCTFLASALSSNPSHLRELDLSYNHPGDSGMKLLSAGLKDPRWRLDTLRVEPAGVRWLRPGLRKYSCQLTIDTNTVNTKLQLSDDNRKVTHVEEVQSYPDHPDRFDVYHQLLCTNGLTGRCYWEVKWRGCVHISVSYRRIRRKGNSKDCVFGWNALSWTLSCSDDGPQSLRHNNRTTFISSSSSSSSSSSVSNRVAVYVDCPAGTLSFYRVSSDTLIHLHTFNTTFTQTLYPGFWFCPGSSVSLC, from the exons atggatcagtgtgaggacggAGAGGAGCGAGTCCCTCCCTCTGAaaccactctgtgtggggaacatgagagccagcccaaagctcagag gaacccacctggacctccacccagctctgtgtccttacaGAGTGACCGAGTAAAAAAATTGATCAATAAATTTGAACAAAGACAGTTATCTGAGAAAAA GCTCCATCAGAGACTCAAACCTGGACCTAaacccagctgtgtgtccttaaagaGTGACCAGTCTGAATATCACTGGATTAATTTTAAAGTCCAGCCTccgtctgctgcagagag agtggaccaggagagctcagaggttcccactggtcagtctgcccatcaaacacacctggactccatatttatg ctgctggaggacaacatcatcacttttgtgaagaacgagctgaagaagatccagaaggttctgagtccagattacccagaatgcttagagagtcaaagggaagaagaagaacagaggAAGAGGACCAGAGAAACTTTTGTGAAGATCACGCTGGATTTTCTGAGGAGCATGAAACAGGACGAGCTGGCTGAccgtctgcagagca GAATTCCCATTGCAGCTTTTCAACATCATCTCAAATCTTTCTTGTcaaagaagttccagtgtgtgtttgagggcatcgctaaagcaggaaacccaacccttctgaatgagatctacacagagctctacatcacagagggagggactgcagaggtcaatgatgaacatgaggtcagacagatggAAAccgcatccaggaaaccagacagaccagaaacaacaatcagacaagaagacatctttaaagactCACCTGGAAGAggtgaaccaatcagaacagtgctgacaaagggagtggctggcattgggaaaactgTCCTAACACAGAAGTtcaccctggactgggctgaaggcaaagccaaccaggacttccagttcatatttccattcactttcagagagctgaatgtgctgagagaggaaaagttcagcttggtggagcttgttcatcacttctttactgaaaccaaagaagcaggaatctgcagctttgaagacttccaggttgtgttcatctttgatggtctggatgagtgtcgacttcctctggacttccacaaaactacaatcctgactgaccctagaaagtccacctcagtggatgtgctgctgataaacctcatcagagGGAACCTTCTTCCTgctgctcgcctctggataacaacacgacctgcagcagccaatcagatccctcctgggTTTGTTCACATGGTAACAGaagtcagagggttcactgacccacagaaggaggagtacttcggGAAGAGAATTGGAGATAAGAAGCAgtccagcaggatcatctcccacatcaagacatcacgaagcctccacatcatgtgccacatcccagtcttctgctggatcactgctacagttctggaggatgtgctgaaaaccagagagggagagcagctgcccaagaccctgactgagatgtacatccacttcctggtggttcaggccaaagtgaagaatgtcaagtatgatggaggagctgagacagatccacactggagtccagagagcaggaagatgattgagtctctgggaaaactggcttttgatcagctggagaaaacaaacctgatcttctatgaatcagacctgacagagtgtggcatcgatatcagagcagcctcagtgtactcaggagtgttcacacagatctttaaagaggagagaggactgtaccaggacaaggtgttctgcttcatccatctgagtgttcaggagtttctggctgctcttcatgtccatctgaccttcatcaactctggactcaatctgctggaagaacaacaaTCAACCTCTAAGAAGTCTGAAACAAGAGAATCTACAGAGAAAAACTTCTACCAAactgctgtgaacaaggccttacagagtccaaatggacacctggacttgttcctccgcttcctcctgggcctttcactgcagaccaatcagacccTCCTACGAggcctgctgacacagacaggaagtagctcacaaaccaatcaggaaacagtcaAGTACATTAAGGAGAAACTAaatgagaatctgtctgcagaggaaagcatcaatctgttccactgtctgaatgaactgaatgatcgttctctagtggaggagatccagcagTCTCTGAGATCAGGACGTCTCTCCgcagataaactgtctcctgctcagtggtcagctctggtcttcatcttactgtcatcagaaagaAATCTGTTTGAGTTTGACCTGAataaatactctgcttcagaggaggctcttcagaggctgctgccagtggtcaaagcctccaacaaagctct ACTTAGTCTCTGTAAcctgtcagagagaagctgtgaagctctttCTTCAGTTCTCAGCTCTGAGTCGtctagtctgagagagctgggCCTGAGTAACAGCGTCCTGCAGGATTCAgaagtgaagcttctgtctgatGGAGTGAGGAGTCCACATTGTaaactggaaactctcag ATTGACTGGGTGTAACCTCTCAGAGGGAAGCTGTGAAGCTTTGTCCACAATTCTCAGCCTTCAGTCCTCTAGTGTGGGAGAGCTAGACCTGAGTAACTCCAACCtacaggattcaggagtgaagttTCTTTCTGATGGACTGAAGAGTCCAAATTGTAAACTGAATTCTCTTAG actGAATCActgtaacctctcagagagaaatTGTGAACATCTGTCATTAGTTCTCAGCTCTCAGTCCTCTAGTCTgacagagctggacctgagtaactctGACCTGCAGGACTCAGGACTGAAGCTTCTGTCTGTTGGAGTAAAGAGTCCAAACTGCagactggaaactctcag tctgtcaggctgtctgatcacagaggaaggctgtacttttctggcctcagctctgagctctaACCCTTctcatctgagagagctggacctgagctacaatcatccaggagactcgggaatgaagctgctgtcggctggactgaaggatccacgttggagactggacactctcag ggtggagcctgctggagtccgatggttgagaccaggtctgaggaagt attcctgtcaactcacaatcgacacaaacacagtgaacacaaagctccaactgtctgacgacaacaggaaggtgacacatgtggaggaggttcagtcgtatcctgatcatccagacagattcgaTGTTTATCATCAGCTGCTGTGCacaaatggtctgactggtcgctgttactgggaggtcaaGTGGAGAGGATGCGTtcatatatcagtgagttacagaagaatcagaaggaaaggaaacagtAAAGACTGCGTGTTCGGATGGAATGCTCTGTCCTGGACTCTGAGCTGCTCTGATGATGGTCCTCAGTCTCTCAGGCACAATAACAGAACAACAtttatctcctcctcctcctcctcctcctcctcctcctctgtctctaacagagtagcagtgtatgtggactgtcctgctggcactctgtccttctacagagtctcctctgacactctgatccacctccacaccttcaacaccacattcactcaaactctttatcctgggttttggttctgccctggttcctcagtgtccctgtgctga